The Vicia villosa cultivar HV-30 ecotype Madison, WI linkage group LG1, Vvil1.0, whole genome shotgun sequence genome includes a region encoding these proteins:
- the LOC131593650 gene encoding uncharacterized protein LOC131593650, with amino-acid sequence MSLRRGSWENSVHSIGSDGRANGQHDKLTPEDLLELCLVGSVLTNKTIRFNVLKDMLAKMWQPGQSMNITKIDENMFLFQFYQHWDQERVLEGCTWLYDNFMLATRKLKFWEDPLAVPLDEVEIWVQIHQLPFGFMDEDFGVLIGNHIGKFIGYDTYNNYPVWRKYMRIKVAINVQLPLKKSWAFDRVEGEKVYLVFKFEKLGTFCFLYGIIGHSEKFCPRKLCSNLSNGANGWGNFLRAESIASGGNGGENKWLRNGRRIKESSLNSQSNEESSNGVVGEHMLYGRVVIDRYPISRKLVFFKNAGMIGKNSNNWTSFSPTDKGDALTANGDCCTPKFSHLILC; translated from the coding sequence ATGTCATTGAGAAGGGGGTCGTGGGAGAATTCAGTTCATTCGATTGGCAGTGATGGGCGTGCTAACGGTCAGCATGACAAGCTAACTCCGGAAGACCTTCTCGAATTATGCTTGGTTGGTTCTGTTCTGACTAACAAAACCATTCGTTTTAATGTTTTGAAAGATATGTTAGCAAAGATGTGGCAGCCTGGTCAGAGCATGAATATCACTAAAATAGATGAGAACATGTTCCTGTTCCAATTCTACCAACATTGGGACCAAGAGAGAGTCTTAGAAGGATGTACTTGGTTGTATGATAACTTCATGTTGGCGACTCGCAAGCTAAAATTTTGGGAGGATCCTCTTGCTGTTCCTCTGGATGAAGTGGAAATTTGGGTTCAAATCCATCAACTCCCGTTTGGCTTCATGGACGAAGATTTCGGAGTGCTCATCGGTAATCATATTGGGAAGTTTATAGGCTATGACACTTACAACAACTATCCTGTCTGGAGGAAATATATGAGAATAAAGGTGGCTATCAATGTGCAACTACCGCTGAAAAAGAGTTGGGCGTTTGACAGGGTGGAAGGCGAGAAGGTTTATCTCGTTTTCAAATTCGAAAAACTAGGTACCTTTTGTTTCCTCTATGGAATCATTGGTCACTCGGAGAAATTTTGTCCTAGGAAACTCTGTTCCAATCTATCCAACGGTGCTAATGGTTGGGGCAATTTCCTAAGGGCGGAATCGATTGCGTCAGGTGGAAATGGAGGCGAAAACAAGTGGCTACGAAATGGTCGACGTATCAAGGAGAGTTCTCTCAATAGTCAATCAAATGAGGAGAGCTCGAATGGGGTGGTAGGAGAACATATGTTGTATGGGAGAGTTGTTATTGACAGATACCCAATCTCAAGAAAATTGGTATTCTTTAAAAATGCTGGCATGATTGGTAAAAATTCCAACAAC